A genomic window from Camelina sativa cultivar DH55 chromosome 2, Cs, whole genome shotgun sequence includes:
- the LOC104723957 gene encoding uncharacterized protein LOC104723957 gives MEGVLNSGLRSEKLILFENCFYVVLVLRVLFSLTFFLFGGEISLVSSFFGIVDLNFFLFSPNGESAISFSSRRYCADLISVVSSSKPSVSSVSSAISSSTLSSSYRQAPRLHCLRYLAKLLSSSARDLLVSSVSAGSQISFPANKGKGKVVSNNIRYADVKSTSNPLGTTGTTVSQWIKNPPVSVDLPSTSDLGIQAGVYGAMMVLTYVNGSSLESSGMPYAGADVHGLILASSFGASLYFMTKKKVKLGKAAALTAEGLVAGAVVGSAVETWLHVDVVPFLGLHSPAAVVSEFIVFSQFLVSLCLRTLKSKQLLDINHSSCSYSIPWHDARPSDSALGGGSRPLRQSTSDQSISSLASLLLLVAQFSPAALQFPEFHLTSKLCI, from the exons atggagggagtattaaACAGTGGGCTTAGATCAGAAAAACTGATCTTATTTGAGAACTGTTTTTATGTTGTTCTTGTGCTACGTGTGCTATTTTCATTGACGTTTTTTTTGTTCGGTGGAGAGATTTCTCTCGTTTCGTCTTTCTTCGGTATTGTcgacctaaatttttttttgttctctcccAACGGCGAATCGGCGATTTCATTTTCTTCCCGTCGATATTGTGCCGATCTCATCTCCGTTGTCTCCTCGTCTAAGCCCAgtgtctcctctgtctcctcgGCGATCTCTTCGTCTACTCTGTCTTCGTCGTATCGCCAAGCTCCTCGTCTCCACTGTCTCCGGTATCTTGCGAAGCTCCTCAGCTCCTCTGCAAGAGATCTcctcgtctcctctgtctcggCTGGCTCGCAAATCTCATTTCCGGCGAACAAAGGCAAAG GAAAAGTTGTGAGCAACAACATACGCTACGCTGATGTTAAATCTACTAGTAACCCTCTGGGAACAACAGGTACCACCGTGTCTCAGTGGATTAAGAATCCTCCTGTCTCTGTTGATTTGCCATCCACTAGTGATCTGGGTATACAAGCTGGAGTCTATGGAGCTATGATGGTTTTGACTTACGTTAACGGTAGTTCCTTGGAGTCTTCTGGGATGCCTTATGCTGGTGCTGATGTTCATGGACTGATACTGGCCAGTAGCTTTGGAGCTTCTTTATACTTCATGACCAAAAAGAAGGTCAAGCTAG GAAAAGCAGCTGCGTTAACAGCAGAAGGATTAGTGGCTGGTGCAGTGGTGGGATCAGCCGTGGAGACCTGGCTCCACGTTGATGTGGTCCCGTTCCTTGGTCTCCATTCCCCAGCTGCAGTGGTGAGTGAATTCATAGTCTTCTCTCAGTTCTTGGTCTCTCTATGCTTAAG AACACTCAAAAGTAAACAACTCCTAGACATCAATCACTCTTCATGCTCATATTCGATTCCTTGGCATGATGCAAGGCCCTCTGACTCAGCTCTTGGAGGTGGCAGCAGACCCCTTCGTCAATCTACTTCAGATCAGAGCATCTCATCTCTCGCTTCTTTGCTGCTTCTAGTAGCACAGTTTTCACCAGCCGCTTTGCAATTCCCTGAATTCCATTTAACATCCAAGTTGTGTATATAA